GGGTGGTGATCGCCCAGGTCCACCACATCGCCATCAGCATGATCAGGGCCTGGACGGCCCGTTCCCAACCCAGGTCGGTGATCAGTCCGCGGGAGATGAGGGCGAGCGCGACCACGTACACCAGGTCGAAGAAGAGTTCCAGCAGGGTCACCCGGCGGGGTGACTCGGCGTCGCGCACCGGGGGCCGCCGGCTGGCGGGTTGCTCCGGCGTGGCGAAGGGCACGAGCTGCTCCTGCGGTGGCGGATCGGCGCGGCGGGCCGTCCGGCCCCTCACCGAAGGTAGCGACGGCCACCCGGAACTGTGTCCGGTTTCATCCTTTTGGTCGGATCCCTGCGGCGGGCCCCGGGCCCGCCCCGCGGCCATGCGGTCCCGGAACGGCCCGGGCCGGTGGTGACGGTCGGTCACCACCGGCCCGGCACGGCCTCGGGGCGCCCGTCAGGGAAGCACCTCGTCCGCTTCGGCGCGGGCCCCGGCCAGCAACTTGGCCTGCTGCGGCCAGGTCGCCAGGCTCGACGTGGCGCGCAGACCGGCGGCCTTGATGGTCTCCCGCAGCGCCGCCTCGTCCAGTTCGGCGAGCTGCTGGTAGGTGCGGATGCCGGCGCTCTGCAGTGCGGCGGCCATCTTCGGCCCGATGCCCTGGATCCGCCGGAAGTCGTCCGGGGCACCCTGGTCGGCGGCACCGTCCAGCTCGGCCGGGACGGCGTCCGCCACCGCGTCGCGCGGCGCGGGGACGACCACCGGCGCCACCTCCGGCGTGTCCGTCGTCGCCGGCTCCTCCGCCACTACGACCGGCGCGGGCTCGGCCACCGCCGGCTCGACATCGGCGTCGGCGGGCTCCGCCTCGGCGGCGCGCGCCGCCACCGGCGCGGTGCTCCCGGCCGGCTCGGCGGACGGCAGCGGGGTGGCCTCGGCGGCCAGGGTGGCGGCGGCCGGGGGAGCGTCCTGCTCGGCCGGCACCGGCTCCTCGGTCACCGCGGCGGGCGGGGGGACCTCGTCGACGACGGCCGTCGGCCGCTCCTGGTCGACGACGGCGTCCGCCTCGGCGGCGTCGGTGGCCGGTGCACCCTCCACGGTGGGCGACGCCGGGCCGCCGGCGCTCCGGCGGCCCATCACCACCCAGCCGACCACCAGGCCCACGAGCAGGACCAGGATGACGACCAGCCATTGCCCGAAACTCACGGCCAACCTCCTCGTATGTGTGTGCACGACAGTCGCGGTAAAAACTCGGGGCAGCTTCGCACACCCACGCCGGGGACGACAGAGAGGTCGGCGGGTTCGATCGCTGGTGGGACGGCGTCGTGTCGCCGGGTGGCGGTGGGATGACCGAGCGTGTGCCGCGACCGCTGGGAAAGGAGGCGTCCCGGACCCCCCGTGGCGTGAGCGGGGTCCGGGACATCGGTCCGGTCGCCGGGGTCCGAGGCGGCGTCAGCAGAGCGGGCGGCGGATCGGCGCGTCGAGCGCGTCCCAGCTCGCGTCCCAGCTGTAGAAGCAGGCGGCGACGGCGTCCCGCGGCGAACGCCAGGTCGGCAGGTACGGCGATGTGTGCGCCGAGAGCCGCTCGTTGACGCGGCGGTACAGCGGGTGGTCCCGCGCCTCGGCCGCCACGTCCGGGTCGACGTCGGTGGTTTCCATCAGGTGTACGCAGAGGTCGTGCAGCGAGTACAACGACCGGTGCCGGACCCCGGTCAGCCGGGGGAGCTCGGTCGCGTCGGACTCGGCGAGGATCTGCGCCACCCGTCCCTCCGCCCCCGGCACGATCCGGCTGACCACCAACAGTCGACTCATCGGGACCCCTCTCGCCGGTGACGCCCCTGACCTCGGGGTCGAGGGGGCGTCGGAGACCGTGTGGGCCACACCCTGCCCGAGTCGCTGTTACCTGGACGTCACCGCCTGTCGGCCGGCGGTGACACCGGTCGTGACGTCCCGTGTGGGTGGTGCCGGCGGCTCAGCGCGAGCCGGGCGCGGTGGGTGCGTTCGGGCCGCGCTGCGGGGCCGGGCCGGCCCGGTCGGGCCGGCGCGGGGGCGACTCCCGCCGGGTGGCGCGCCGGATCGGGGCGAGGGTCTCGGCGAGCAGCGCCGACATCGCCGGAGAGGGCTCCAGCCGCAGCTCGCGCAGGAGCAGGTCGCGATAGACGTAGAAGGCGTGCACCGCCTCGAACGCGTTGCCCTCGGCCAGGTGGATGCGGACCACCAGGCGGTGCGGGGTCTCCCGCAACGGCTCGGCGGCCATCGCCTCCAGGGCCGCCTCCAGGGCCTCGCCGTGCCGGCCGGCCGCGAGGTGGTTGCCGGCGAGGTCCTCCAGCATGTGCAGGCGGAGCTGGCGCAGCCGTTCCCGCTCCAGCAGCACCCAGTCGTCGTACCAGCCGGGCAGCAGGTCGTGCCGGCCGGTGACGCCGCCGGCGCGGGGGACCTGGCCGTCGCGGACCTGGGCGGCGGCCTCGACCAGCTCGTCGACGTCGAGGTGGACCGAGGTGCCCAGCCGGACGGTGTCCCCGTCGGTCAGCAGCGGGCAGCAGGGGTCCTGGCGCAACCGCCACAGCGCGGTGCGCAGCGACGACAGCGCCCGCTCCTCGGAGGTCTCCGGCCAGAGCAGGCCCGCCAGATGACTGCGGGTGGCGGCCGGTTGCAGTCCGATCAGAGCGATGACGCGTTGCAGGCCCCGGGGCACCACCACCGGGGCATCGTCGTGCAGCAGCCGGAAGCCACCCAGCAGGTGCAGTGACACCCGCGGCGTGAACGGGTCGCCGGCCGTCGGCATCCTCGATTGACCGGACACGGGCGCACCCCCTGCACCGGAACCTTCGTCCCTAGTCTCCCCTGATGCCCGGCTCGGCTGCCCGCGACCACGGTGTCGGAACGGCTCTGCCCCGGCGGCAGACGCCGCGGTCGCCGGGCTCCCTGAACGGAGATTAACAACGGCGGTTACGCTGGGTCAACGGCTGATCGTCAATGTGACCATCCCGGTAGGAGCTTCGAAAAGCAGCGCTG
This sequence is a window from Micromonospora sp. NBRC 110009. Protein-coding genes within it:
- a CDS encoding AfsR/SARP family transcriptional regulator; translation: MPTAGDPFTPRVSLHLLGGFRLLHDDAPVVVPRGLQRVIALIGLQPAATRSHLAGLLWPETSEERALSSLRTALWRLRQDPCCPLLTDGDTVRLGTSVHLDVDELVEAAAQVRDGQVPRAGGVTGRHDLLPGWYDDWVLLERERLRQLRLHMLEDLAGNHLAAGRHGEALEAALEAMAAEPLRETPHRLVVRIHLAEGNAFEAVHAFYVYRDLLLRELRLEPSPAMSALLAETLAPIRRATRRESPPRRPDRAGPAPQRGPNAPTAPGSR
- a CDS encoding helix-hairpin-helix domain-containing protein, with the protein product MSFGQWLVVILVLLVGLVVGWVVMGRRSAGGPASPTVEGAPATDAAEADAVVDQERPTAVVDEVPPPAAVTEEPVPAEQDAPPAAATLAAEATPLPSAEPAGSTAPVAARAAEAEPADADVEPAVAEPAPVVVAEEPATTDTPEVAPVVVPAPRDAVADAVPAELDGAADQGAPDDFRRIQGIGPKMAAALQSAGIRTYQQLAELDEAALRETIKAAGLRATSSLATWPQQAKLLAGARAEADEVLP
- a CDS encoding TcmI family type II polyketide cyclase; amino-acid sequence: MSRLLVVSRIVPGAEGRVAQILAESDATELPRLTGVRHRSLYSLHDLCVHLMETTDVDPDVAAEARDHPLYRRVNERLSAHTSPYLPTWRSPRDAVAACFYSWDASWDALDAPIRRPLC